A single window of Flavobacterium sp. 140616W15 DNA harbors:
- a CDS encoding DUF6705 family protein: protein MSLTLKTNMMKKIIIIGMLIVCTLSCKAQVLPVENVVNYVNSKNGIPKNITSIKDVNHLLDKFIGTWKGTYEGKNYEFRVLKITTKPGRITEEKLVMRYLITNSNGTVIEDTRALPDSSPYVIEGYYLDTTTYTLIYGGKIANCGQAGTIFIDFLQGSNNTKMTLFLSPEPMIISQTGCPNGRAKQIIPTVNQMTLLKQ, encoded by the coding sequence ATGTCCTTAACACTTAAAACAAATATGATGAAAAAGATAATTATTATAGGTATGCTGATTGTATGTACCTTATCTTGCAAAGCACAAGTACTACCTGTTGAAAACGTGGTGAACTATGTAAATTCAAAAAACGGCATCCCTAAAAATATTACTTCTATTAAAGATGTAAATCATCTTTTAGATAAATTTATAGGTACTTGGAAAGGAACGTACGAGGGTAAAAATTACGAATTTAGAGTATTGAAAATCACAACTAAACCTGGTCGAATTACAGAGGAAAAACTTGTAATGCGTTATCTTATAACAAATAGTAATGGGACTGTGATTGAGGATACAAGGGCACTACCTGATTCTAGTCCTTATGTAATAGAAGGCTACTATCTTGACACTACTACTTACACTTTAATTTATGGTGGAAAAATTGCAAATTGCGGGCAAGCAGGAACTATATTTATTGATTTCTTACAAGGTAGTAATAATACAAAAATGACTTTATTCTTGTCTCCTGAACCGATGATTATCTCGCAAACTGGTTGTCCTAACGGAAGAGCAAAGCAAATTATACCTACAGTAAATCAAATGACATTATTAAAACAATAA
- a CDS encoding DUF6705 family protein: protein MKKIIIIGVLIACTLSCKAQSIVPIEKLAEYMREEKDVPESVTYLKDVNGIRDNYIGTWKGNYNGKNYELVFKKRTTSDDRITEDGLIMRYLITDASGAILEDTRAEPDDSPYTAKSYYFAKNYFVLTYGGRQYQCGQGGELFVLLTKKTNNTAIELFLTPRQDFILEQNCPNGAAPQLFPKTKMTLTKQ from the coding sequence ATGAAAAAGATAATTATTATAGGTGTTCTGATTGCATGCACCTTATCCTGCAAAGCACAATCAATTGTTCCAATAGAAAAGTTAGCGGAATACATGCGGGAAGAGAAAGATGTTCCTGAAAGTGTCACTTATTTAAAAGATGTAAATGGTATTCGGGACAATTATATAGGCACTTGGAAAGGAAATTATAATGGAAAAAATTATGAATTAGTTTTTAAAAAAAGAACCACCTCTGACGACAGAATAACTGAAGACGGATTAATAATGCGTTATTTAATTACAGATGCGAGCGGTGCTATTTTAGAAGATACTAGAGCAGAGCCAGATGATAGTCCCTATACTGCAAAAAGTTATTACTTCGCAAAAAACTATTTTGTTTTAACTTATGGAGGGCGTCAATATCAGTGTGGACAAGGGGGAGAACTATTTGTTCTGTTGACAAAAAAAACAAACAATACTGCTATAGAGCTGTTTCTTACTCCTAGACAAGATTTTATACTTGAACAAAATTGCCCCAATGGCGCAGCCCCACAATTATTTCCAAAAACCAAAATGACCTTAACCAAACAATAG
- a CDS encoding AlpA family transcriptional regulator: protein MTENNIRLIDLTKTDLANLISEAVSLELKKVISLMNLQPEKEENRIISRSETSKLLGVSLTTLFHWNKQNILVAKKIGSKVYYLKNDVMDKLKSVA from the coding sequence ATGACAGAAAACAACATTCGATTAATTGATCTGACCAAAACAGATTTAGCAAACCTTATTTCAGAAGCAGTTTCATTAGAGCTAAAAAAAGTTATCAGTTTGATGAATTTACAGCCTGAAAAAGAAGAAAATAGAATTATTTCAAGGAGTGAAACTTCAAAGCTTTTAGGGGTAAGTTTAACGACTTTATTTCATTGGAATAAACAAAATATCCTTGTAGCAAAAAAAATAGGCTCAAAAGTCTATTATCTAAAAAACGATGTGATGGATAAATTGAAATCCGTCGCATAG
- a CDS encoding mobile mystery protein B: protein MGLKIEYINGQTPLSEEELEGLKIPSISTRGELDEFEQLNIEKAIEWTMRLKIKPEQLFSEKFITDLHKKMYSDVWKWAGNFRRSEKNIGIKSYKIGTELKQLLDDVLYWFQNDTYSKEEIAIRFKHRLVSIHCFPNGNGRHSRLMADLILDKLFNENYFTWGKSNLVKANEIREKYIKSLREADNQNYEPLILFAKS, encoded by the coding sequence ATGGGATTGAAAATAGAGTATATTAATGGTCAAACCCCTTTGAGTGAAGAAGAATTAGAAGGATTAAAAATTCCTTCTATTTCAACTCGAGGCGAATTAGATGAATTTGAGCAACTCAATATAGAAAAGGCAATTGAATGGACAATGCGTTTAAAAATTAAACCTGAACAATTATTTTCAGAAAAATTTATAACTGATTTGCATAAAAAAATGTACAGTGATGTTTGGAAATGGGCAGGAAATTTCAGAAGATCTGAAAAAAATATAGGAATCAAGAGTTACAAAATAGGCACAGAATTAAAACAATTACTAGACGATGTTTTGTACTGGTTTCAAAATGACACATATTCTAAAGAAGAAATTGCCATTAGATTCAAACATAGATTAGTAAGTATTCATTGTTTTCCTAACGGAAACGGAAGGCACTCTAGGCTAATGGCTGATTTGATTTTAGATAAATTGTTCAATGAAAATTATTTTACTTGGGGCAAAAGTAATCTAGTTAAGGCAAATGAAATAAGAGAGAAGTATATAAAATCGCTAAGAGAAGCTGATAATCAAAATTATGAGCCATTAATTCTATTTGCAAAATCATAA
- a CDS encoding BlaI/MecI/CopY family transcriptional regulator, which produces MQLTNSEEQLMQHLWQLKKAFMKDLLEAYPDPKPATTTVATLLKRMIDKKFVAYNEFGNSREYYPLVKKTDYFSKHVNGLISNFFNNSASQFASFFTTETNLSTSELEELKKIIDSQIQKKKK; this is translated from the coding sequence ATGCAACTAACCAACTCAGAAGAACAATTAATGCAACACCTTTGGCAACTAAAAAAGGCATTCATGAAGGATTTACTCGAAGCATATCCTGACCCAAAGCCAGCAACAACAACAGTTGCTACTTTGCTAAAGAGAATGATTGATAAAAAATTCGTTGCTTACAACGAATTTGGAAACTCAAGAGAATATTATCCATTAGTAAAAAAAACAGACTACTTTTCTAAACACGTAAACGGATTGATTAGTAATTTCTTCAACAATTCGGCATCACAATTTGCTTCATTCTTTACAACCGAAACCAACTTATCAACTTCGGAATTAGAAGAACTCAAAAAAATAATTGACTCACAAATTCAAAAAAAGAAAAAATGA
- a CDS encoding protein phosphatase 2C domain-containing protein, which translates to MSKGAHYTHKKIEEFAIQNEKELKDFHSTLIFTLVKKYDFGYAILTFGVGDCPIGLLNKDLTEIKLMNWLDVGEFGGGTRFVTMPEIFQSDRFSSRFGFKLVDDFSYLMLMTDGIYDPKFIVEVNLEKITKWNEFLGDLQGNNEDGHKVDFNPENTEIANQLSAWMDFWSPGNHDDRTLAIIY; encoded by the coding sequence TTGTCAAAGGGAGCCCACTATACACATAAAAAAATAGAGGAGTTTGCAATACAAAATGAAAAAGAGCTTAAAGATTTTCATTCGACTTTAATATTTACGTTAGTCAAAAAATATGATTTCGGGTACGCCATACTAACCTTTGGAGTTGGCGATTGTCCTATTGGTTTATTAAATAAAGATTTAACCGAAATAAAACTAATGAACTGGCTAGATGTTGGAGAATTTGGTGGAGGAACCAGATTTGTTACCATGCCAGAAATATTTCAAAGTGACAGGTTCTCGTCCCGATTTGGTTTCAAATTAGTTGATGATTTCTCTTATTTGATGTTAATGACAGATGGAATTTACGACCCTAAATTTATTGTTGAAGTTAATTTAGAAAAAATAACAAAGTGGAACGAATTTTTAGGAGATTTGCAAGGAAATAACGAAGATGGCCATAAGGTCGATTTTAATCCGGAAAATACCGAAATTGCAAACCAACTTTCGGCGTGGATGGATTTTTGGAGTCCAGGAAATCACGATGACAGAACCCTAGCTATAATTTACTAA
- a CDS encoding helix-turn-helix domain-containing protein produces the protein MISEEEYTIRVGIHIRHLRERKKVSQQNLADLCNMPKTSIGRIERAEVSVTLKTLIKIANALEIEPKEFFNF, from the coding sequence ATGATTTCAGAGGAAGAATATACAATAAGAGTAGGGATTCATATCCGACACTTAAGAGAACGTAAAAAGGTATCCCAACAAAATCTCGCTGATTTATGTAATATGCCTAAGACCTCTATTGGAAGAATTGAAAGAGCTGAAGTTTCAGTAACGCTTAAAACACTTATTAAAATAGCCAACGCATTAGAAATCGAACCAAAAGAGTTTTTTAATTTTTAA
- a CDS encoding J domain-containing protein has translation MENYYKILDINPLASFTDIKKAYRTLAVKYHPDKSKNEETTKLFITITEAYEVLKDSDKRKEYDILYRNIFEKKSTTTEQYKATEETWKAHGEFKAKQYASMGYEEFAKRAFDEILIAKKYTLNFAGIAFCIFAVFTTPTAFSIDPMLGIWCLILYSVLGTILYKRTAKDYKDDRAKKFNS, from the coding sequence ATGGAAAATTATTACAAAATACTAGACATAAATCCTTTAGCTAGCTTTACTGATATAAAAAAAGCTTACCGAACCTTAGCAGTAAAATATCATCCCGATAAATCCAAAAATGAAGAAACAACAAAATTATTCATTACAATCACAGAGGCTTATGAAGTTTTAAAGGATTCAGACAAAAGAAAAGAATACGATATACTTTATAGAAATATATTTGAGAAAAAATCAACCACAACAGAACAATACAAAGCTACTGAGGAGACATGGAAAGCCCACGGAGAGTTTAAAGCTAAACAATATGCCTCTATGGGATATGAAGAATTCGCTAAAAGGGCTTTTGACGAAATATTAATAGCCAAAAAATACACTTTAAATTTTGCAGGTATAGCCTTTTGTATCTTTGCTGTTTTTACAACCCCTACAGCTTTTTCAATAGACCCTATGCTAGGAATCTGGTGTTTAATTTTGTATTCCGTTTTAGGAACAATACTATACAAAAGAACAGCCAAAGATTACAAAGATGATAGAGCTAAAAAATTTAACTCATAA
- a CDS encoding dipeptidase — MDTIKAYVQEHKERFINELIELLKIPSVSADTAYSQDVIDTSEAVKASLEKAGCDFVEICDTPGYPIVYGEKIIDPNLPTVLVYGHYDVQPPDPIELWTSPPFEPVIKKTEIHPEGAIFARGACDDKGQMYMHVKALEYMVQSNTLPCNVKFMIEGEEEVGSKSLGWFVERNQEKLKNDVILISDTGMISNQQPSITTGLRGLSYVEVEVTGPNRDLHSGLYGGAVANPINILAKMIASLHDEDNHITIPGFYDNVQELSLEERAEMAKAPFSLEKYKKALDLNDVYGEKGYVTNERNSIRPTLDVNGIWGGYTGEGAKTVIASKAFAKISMRLVPNQDWEHITELFTKHFTSIAPAGVTVKVTPHHGGQGYVTPIDSIGYKAANMAYTETFGVPAIPVRSGGSIPIVALFEKELKSKTILMGFGLDSDAIHSPNEHFGIFNYLKGIETIPLFYKYFVELSKK; from the coding sequence ATGGACACTATAAAAGCATACGTTCAAGAACACAAAGAACGCTTTATCAATGAGTTAATAGAATTATTAAAAATTCCTTCAGTAAGTGCAGATACAGCATACTCACAAGACGTAATTGACACATCCGAGGCAGTAAAGGCAAGTTTAGAGAAAGCGGGATGCGATTTTGTCGAAATTTGCGACACTCCGGGTTACCCAATTGTATATGGAGAGAAAATAATCGACCCAAATTTACCTACCGTATTAGTTTACGGACATTATGATGTTCAGCCACCAGATCCGATCGAGCTATGGACATCTCCACCATTTGAACCAGTTATTAAAAAAACAGAAATTCACCCAGAAGGAGCCATTTTTGCTCGTGGTGCTTGCGATGACAAAGGACAAATGTACATGCACGTAAAAGCATTAGAATATATGGTACAAAGCAACACTTTGCCTTGTAACGTAAAATTCATGATAGAAGGTGAAGAAGAAGTAGGATCTAAAAGTTTAGGATGGTTTGTAGAGCGCAATCAAGAAAAACTAAAAAATGATGTGATCTTAATTTCTGACACAGGAATGATTTCAAATCAGCAACCATCAATAACAACAGGATTACGTGGCTTAAGCTATGTAGAAGTTGAAGTTACTGGACCAAACCGCGATTTGCACTCTGGTTTATACGGAGGAGCAGTTGCAAACCCAATTAATATACTTGCTAAAATGATTGCTTCACTTCATGATGAAGACAACCATATTACCATTCCAGGATTCTATGATAACGTACAAGAATTATCACTAGAAGAAAGAGCCGAAATGGCAAAAGCACCATTTAGCTTAGAGAAATACAAAAAAGCATTAGACTTAAATGATGTTTACGGCGAAAAAGGATACGTAACAAACGAACGCAACTCTATTAGACCAACACTTGATGTAAACGGAATTTGGGGCGGATACACAGGCGAAGGAGCAAAAACTGTTATTGCTAGTAAAGCTTTCGCAAAAATATCTATGCGTTTGGTTCCAAATCAAGATTGGGAGCACATTACAGAGTTATTCACAAAACACTTTACAAGCATTGCCCCTGCTGGCGTAACTGTAAAAGTAACTCCTCATCATGGTGGTCAAGGATACGTAACACCTATTGACAGCATTGGTTACAAAGCAGCAAATATGGCGTATACCGAAACTTTTGGAGTTCCTGCAATTCCAGTTCGTTCAGGAGGGAGTATTCCGATTGTGGCTTTATTCGAAAAAGAATTAAAAAGCAAAACAATCCTAATGGGATTCGGACTAGACAGCGATGCAATTCACTCACCAAACGAACATTTTGGAATCTTCAATTACCTAAAAGGAATCGAAACTATTCCGTTATTCTATAAATATTTTGTAGAATTATCTAAAAAATAA
- a CDS encoding TerC/Alx family metal homeostasis membrane protein, giving the protein MNEHPIFSEHPGLIAIFAIAVVIMLLLDLGIFNKKSHVVSNKEAISWSLVWISLAMGFSGLVYYYAGSAKFYEFQSAYWIEKALSVDNLFVFILVFKFFDVPNTNKHKVLFWGIIGALVLRAIFIFSGAFLIELTYLNKLLSLVGVEGFKYDINLIMTAFGLFLVYAGIKSWSAGNEDEDEDYNNTRGAKLIRKFFSVSDKYDGDKFFTYENGKKLATPLLVVVAVIEFTDLLFAVDSIPAIFAISSDPFILYTSNIFAILGLRALFFLLDNFIHLFSKLQYGLAIILAFIGVKMIISPFYHIESLYSLIVIAGVLVISVILSVMFPEPKEEA; this is encoded by the coding sequence ATGAACGAACATCCCATTTTCTCCGAACATCCTGGATTAATAGCAATTTTTGCAATCGCAGTAGTAATCATGCTATTACTAGATTTAGGAATTTTCAACAAAAAAAGTCATGTCGTAAGCAATAAAGAAGCTATTTCCTGGTCATTAGTTTGGATCAGTTTAGCAATGGGTTTTAGTGGTTTAGTTTACTATTACGCAGGTTCTGCTAAATTTTACGAATTTCAATCAGCGTATTGGATCGAGAAAGCACTTTCTGTAGACAACCTTTTTGTTTTTATACTTGTATTCAAGTTTTTTGATGTACCAAATACCAACAAACACAAAGTCTTATTTTGGGGTATTATTGGAGCATTGGTCCTAAGAGCTATATTTATATTCTCTGGAGCTTTTTTAATCGAATTAACTTATTTAAATAAACTTTTAAGCCTAGTTGGTGTAGAAGGATTTAAATACGACATTAACTTAATCATGACAGCCTTTGGATTGTTCTTAGTTTATGCTGGAATAAAATCATGGTCTGCAGGAAATGAGGACGAAGACGAAGATTACAACAATACAAGAGGAGCCAAATTAATTAGAAAATTCTTTAGCGTAAGCGATAAGTACGATGGAGATAAATTCTTTACATACGAAAACGGAAAAAAACTAGCAACACCTCTTTTAGTTGTAGTAGCAGTTATAGAATTTACAGATTTACTTTTTGCAGTAGATTCAATTCCAGCGATTTTTGCAATCTCAAGTGATCCATTTATTCTTTATACATCAAACATTTTTGCAATATTAGGACTAAGAGCATTATTCTTCCTACTTGATAATTTCATTCATTTGTTTAGTAAACTACAATACGGACTAGCAATAATCCTTGCTTTTATTGGAGTTAAAATGATTATCTCACCATTCTATCACATAGAATCTCTTTATTCATTAATTGTTATTGCTGGTGTTTTAGTAATATCTGTTATTCTTTCAGTAATGTTCCCAGAACCAAAAGAAGAAGCATAA
- a CDS encoding DUF6705 family protein, translating to MKKIIIISILAVCSFSCKAQSIVAIEKLAEYIRGDIGIPESITYLKDTNGIRDKYVGTWKGNYNGKNYELIFSKITTKISRTTQDGLAIRYLITNTGGAVLEDTRTEPDDSPYTVNSYYFGKSYFVLTYGGRQYQCGQRGELFVMLPKNTNNTTMELFLTPSQDFILEENCPNGPAPQLFPKTKMSLTKQ from the coding sequence ATGAAAAAAATAATTATTATAAGTATTCTAGCTGTGTGTAGCTTTTCCTGCAAAGCACAATCGATTGTTGCAATTGAAAAATTAGCAGAATACATACGGGGAGATATTGGTATTCCTGAAAGTATCACTTATTTAAAAGATACAAATGGTATTCGAGATAAATATGTAGGTACTTGGAAAGGAAATTATAATGGCAAAAATTATGAATTGATATTTTCAAAAATTACTACTAAAATATCTCGTACTACCCAAGACGGATTAGCAATACGTTATTTAATTACAAATACGGGTGGTGCAGTTTTAGAAGATACCAGAACAGAGCCTGATGACAGCCCCTATACTGTGAATAGTTATTATTTTGGCAAAAGCTATTTTGTTTTAACTTATGGAGGGCGTCAATATCAATGTGGACAAAGGGGAGAATTATTTGTTATGTTACCAAAAAATACAAATAATACTACCATGGAACTGTTTCTTACTCCTAGTCAAGATTTTATACTTGAAGAAAATTGTCCCAATGGTCCAGCTCCACAATTATTTCCAAAAACCAAAATGAGCTTAACCAAACAGTAG
- a CDS encoding mobile mystery protein A, whose translation MKDKKRVLLIEQLDTKLSCFMAVDEVALPSTGWIKSIRTVLKMSLRQLGNRMNISPQSVGDMEKREANGTITLNTLRELAIGLDMKLVYGFIPNKGSIDEMIEERALEIAKEIVGRTHVTMTLENQQNSTDRIEKAIAQKTEEIKQEMPKYLWD comes from the coding sequence ATGAAAGATAAAAAAAGGGTATTACTAATAGAGCAATTAGATACAAAACTGTCTTGTTTTATGGCAGTTGATGAAGTCGCCTTGCCTTCTACTGGGTGGATAAAATCCATTAGAACAGTTTTAAAAATGTCGCTTCGTCAACTAGGGAATAGAATGAACATTAGCCCACAAAGTGTTGGAGATATGGAAAAAAGAGAGGCAAATGGTACTATTACATTAAATACACTAAGAGAATTAGCCATTGGTTTAGATATGAAGCTGGTTTATGGTTTTATACCAAATAAAGGTTCAATTGATGAAATGATTGAAGAACGAGCTTTAGAAATTGCAAAAGAAATTGTAGGACGCACACACGTAACAATGACTTTAGAAAACCAACAAAATTCAACTGATAGAATCGAAAAGGCAATTGCACAAAAAACAGAAGAAATAAAACAAGAAATGCCTAAATATTTATGGGATTGA
- a CDS encoding helix-hairpin-helix domain-containing protein translates to MSIVTVKSINDHTKSYQFVDNGEPMRGGVKDVYFSPDKKYVVAIFRDKLDFNQKERLQKITNYYLPQIQNKEAGDYYLNEVFRWPTDVIEYNNLTGIIVPVYNSKFFFKKGYATSDLIQGKEKNGKWFAGPKFRNPQFPLRVANSELGDWLSYFQVSVNLTRGVKKMHAMGLAHSDLSYNNVLIDPIEKSACMIDLDGLVVPGLFQAEVIGTAEFIAPEVLATKHLNKTDPNRKLPNRLTDLHALPVLIYMFLLHRHPLKGGKVHDLDTEKDDLLSMGEKAMFIEHPTDNANRPKLNQVSKWDLPWADITKLPYTITGPYLKTLFDKVFIDGLHNPMQRPTAEEWEIALLKTSDLMQKCHNTSCEQKWYVFDNTNTPRCPFCGTSHKGTLPVLDLYYQAQESVWKPENHRLMVYNDQYLFQWHVNRNIARNEKLTAEQKIPVGYFTFHDDKWVLVNQKLTNLKDLTEDKEIPIGTMVELTDGKKLLLSREEGGRVIVITMANK, encoded by the coding sequence ATGAGTATAGTTACCGTAAAATCAATTAATGACCACACAAAATCATATCAATTTGTTGATAATGGTGAACCAATGCGTGGTGGTGTAAAAGATGTATATTTTAGTCCTGATAAAAAATATGTAGTTGCTATTTTTAGAGATAAATTAGACTTTAATCAAAAGGAAAGACTCCAAAAAATAACTAATTATTATTTGCCACAAATTCAAAACAAGGAAGCAGGCGATTATTATTTAAATGAAGTTTTTAGATGGCCAACAGATGTTATCGAATATAATAATCTAACTGGAATAATTGTTCCCGTTTACAATTCAAAATTCTTCTTCAAAAAAGGATACGCAACAAGCGATTTAATTCAAGGAAAAGAAAAAAATGGAAAATGGTTTGCTGGACCCAAATTCAGGAACCCACAATTTCCGCTTAGAGTTGCAAATTCAGAGTTAGGAGATTGGTTAAGTTACTTTCAGGTTTCGGTTAATTTAACTCGGGGAGTAAAAAAAATGCATGCCATGGGATTGGCGCATTCTGATTTATCATACAATAATGTACTAATAGATCCTATCGAAAAATCTGCCTGCATGATTGATCTAGACGGATTAGTAGTTCCAGGATTATTTCAGGCAGAAGTAATAGGCACTGCCGAATTTATTGCTCCCGAAGTACTAGCAACTAAACATCTAAATAAAACAGACCCAAACAGAAAATTACCAAACAGATTAACAGATCTGCATGCTTTGCCTGTGCTTATTTATATGTTTCTATTACATCGTCATCCATTAAAGGGAGGTAAAGTTCATGATTTAGACACCGAAAAAGATGATTTATTGTCTATGGGCGAAAAAGCAATGTTTATAGAACATCCTACAGACAATGCAAATAGACCAAAACTTAATCAAGTATCAAAATGGGATTTGCCTTGGGCAGATATCACCAAACTACCCTACACGATTACGGGGCCGTATCTAAAAACATTATTCGATAAAGTATTTATAGATGGATTACACAATCCGATGCAAAGACCAACGGCAGAAGAATGGGAAATAGCGTTGCTGAAAACATCCGATTTAATGCAGAAATGTCATAACACATCCTGCGAGCAAAAATGGTATGTTTTTGACAATACAAACACACCAAGATGCCCATTTTGTGGAACATCCCACAAAGGGACACTTCCTGTTTTAGACCTTTACTATCAAGCCCAAGAATCGGTATGGAAACCCGAAAATCATAGATTAATGGTTTATAACGATCAATACTTGTTTCAATGGCACGTTAATCGTAATATTGCCAGAAATGAAAAACTAACCGCAGAGCAGAAAATACCTGTGGGATATTTTACATTTCATGATGATAAATGGGTATTAGTCAATCAGAAACTAACCAATTTAAAAGATTTAACAGAAGACAAAGAAATTCCAATCGGTACAATGGTAGAGCTTACTGATGGAAAAAAACTACTCCTCTCGAGAGAAGAAGGAGGAAGAGTAATCGTAATTACAATGGCTAATAAATAA
- a CDS encoding tyrosine-type recombinase/integrase, giving the protein MATGKFRLKTNNDWNTIFFRFKQGNKFDIETSIGIQVPKGRWSDVKQEILSTKEINYKTINVKLKEFEAYIRKEYENTKIINESTIINSKWLKEKIDTFFNRETENKTANEKLFFSNFIGSFIEEAKTKRTKRGTPVKPRTIQYYNTTLNKITTFESFAGYRLKLTDIDLNFHEKFIDYLEKEEFLINNTIGGFIDTIKLFCGNADKKELNVCKDYKLTEFYSPSNKTKDIYLKDSEIDLIYNTKFEQDYLDNTKDWFIIGVRTGFRISDFLKLEKENLDNGFIYKNTHKTEFPVIIPIHEQVQEILDKRNGEFPRKISDQKFNEYIKKVSEIAGLTELTEGAKKVTFEVIKDGKKKNISRKKFGKYPKHELVTSHACRRSFATNLYGKIDTLTIMKITGHKSEKIFLDYIKITPKEYAEKLKAFWKNNSL; this is encoded by the coding sequence ATGGCAACTGGTAAATTTAGATTGAAGACCAATAATGATTGGAACACTATATTTTTTAGATTTAAACAAGGAAATAAATTTGATATTGAAACCTCAATTGGCATTCAAGTGCCTAAAGGAAGATGGAGTGATGTAAAACAAGAAATTCTATCCACAAAGGAAATAAACTACAAAACCATCAATGTTAAACTAAAAGAATTTGAAGCGTACATCAGAAAGGAATACGAGAATACTAAAATAATAAATGAATCAACTATTATAAATAGTAAGTGGTTAAAGGAAAAAATAGACACATTTTTTAATCGCGAAACTGAAAATAAAACAGCTAATGAAAAGCTTTTTTTTTCAAATTTCATAGGTTCATTTATTGAAGAAGCTAAAACTAAAAGAACTAAAAGAGGTACTCCTGTAAAACCAAGAACAATTCAGTATTACAATACCACTTTAAACAAAATAACTACTTTTGAATCTTTTGCAGGGTATAGACTTAAACTTACAGATATTGACTTAAACTTTCATGAAAAGTTCATAGATTACCTTGAAAAAGAAGAGTTCTTAATAAATAATACCATTGGAGGTTTTATTGATACAATAAAGTTGTTTTGTGGGAATGCCGACAAAAAGGAACTAAATGTTTGCAAAGATTATAAATTGACCGAATTCTACTCTCCTTCAAATAAAACTAAAGATATTTATTTAAAAGACTCTGAAATAGACTTAATTTACAATACAAAATTCGAACAGGATTATCTTGACAATACTAAAGACTGGTTTATCATTGGAGTAAGAACAGGTTTTAGAATCTCTGATTTTTTAAAGTTAGAAAAAGAAAATCTAGATAATGGATTTATTTATAAAAACACCCATAAAACTGAATTCCCTGTTATAATTCCTATCCATGAACAGGTTCAAGAAATTTTAGACAAGAGAAATGGGGAGTTTCCGAGAAAAATAAGCGATCAAAAATTTAATGAATACATAAAGAAAGTATCAGAGATTGCAGGATTAACAGAGTTAACAGAAGGTGCAAAAAAGGTAACATTTGAAGTTATTAAAGATGGTAAAAAGAAAAACATAAGCAGAAAAAAATTCGGAAAATACCCAAAACACGAACTTGTTACCTCACATGCCTGTAGAAGGTCGTTTGCAACCAATTTATATGGAAAAATAGACACTCTTACTATTATGAAGATAACTGGACATAAGAGTGAGAAAATTTTCTTAGACTACATTAAAATCACACCTAAAGAATATGCTGAAAAACTGAAAGCTTTTTGGAAAAATAACAGCTTATAA